The region GACATTCTCAATGAAAGGAGGCACTTCCTTTTCCAGTTTCTTCATGAGTTCACTCCTATTTCCATGTTCGATAACGAGCTGATCGGAAAGATCAAATGCTATGTCTTTTAAGGTCTTCTTCTGTGCCTTGAGAATATTCCTACTGGCCATGTATAGATTCCGTTTTCCCATACCCATCATCATTCCAGCTTCGAGATATACATTTAGGTTTTCTGGAGTTAATATCACTAATCCGAAATCCGAAGCTTGTGCAAGACGACATATTTTACAGATTTTGATTCCTAATCCAACTTCTTCGCGAGCGTCAAATACGTGGTAGGTTGGTGATTGGAAGAATCTTTTTATTGTATCTACAAGGTAATCATCTTGCTCAGAAAATTGGTACATCAGAAAGGCCGTGTATTTCTCTGCTCTTTCAAGTTGCTCTTTCTCAGTTTCAAGTAGATTACAACGACGAGGGTAGTTTTTCGGACACCTCAGATTGAATGTTGCCATCTCAAACTCCTCTTTTCCTCAAGCATACCAACACCGCTTGCTTTGTCAAGTGCTTTTATTCTTCGCTTGTGGAGTGCAATGACCGTGTCATTGCAGCAACAACCCTCACCTTTAATTCTTCTTGCAGGCGTAGGGGCCGACCTTTAGGTCGGCCCGTTTCATTGTTGTCATTGCGAGGAACGTTCGGCTCCGAAGGAGACGCGTGACGAAGCAATCTCGTTGCACTAACCTAGTATTCATAGAAAAGAGCTATGAGATTGCTTCGCCTCTTTGAGGCTCGCAATGACGAAAGGAGAGACCTCGTAGGGCCGTTAATGTGGCGCTGACTCTCCAGTCTGCGCGATTATTTTACAGAACAGTCTATTCTACATTCCGTCAGCGCGGAAACCCTTGACATGCGTTATCCCCCATGTATAGTTCTCTATTGAAGGTTCATGAGGTTATAAAGATGATAGAGGCCGACGGCTGGTATCTGGTTGCAACGAAAGGCAGCCATCGACAGTATAAACATCCTACCAAGCGTGGACGGGTGACCATTGCGGGTCATCCCAATCATGATCTAGCCGCAGGTACTCTAGATAGTGTCCTCAAGCAGGCACAGTTAAAGAAAAAGGAAAGGAGGTAGGCATGCACCGTTTCCTTATTGTTATCGAAAAGGCTGAGGGTAACTACTCGGCGTATTCGCCTGACTTGCCAGGTTGTGTGGCAACCGGCCAGACTCGTGAGGAGCTTGAGCATAACATGTATGAGGCAATAGAGCTTCACATCCAGGGGCTTCAAGAGGATAATCTGCCGGTTCCCGAACCCCACGCAGTTGCAGAGTACATTGTAATCAAGTAAGTAACTCCCGAAAGAAATTGAAGCCGCCGCAAGGCGGCTTTTACCTTTTTTCGTCGCAAGGGCGGTGTTTCTTTTCTCCGTCATTGCGAGCAAGCCCACGGCTTGCGAAGCAATCTCTAAACATTTAGATAACCCCCAAGCCTTTTTGCATCCTGGAATGGGATTATTCGCTACGCTCACCCTTCGGAGCTTCGTTGCTTCGTTCCTCGCAACGACAAAGGGGGAATCAACGTAGGGGCCGACCTTCAGGTCGGCCAGTTTTCATTACCCGTCATTGCGAGGAACGTTCGGCTCCGAAGGAGACGCGTGACGAAGCTCCGAAGGGCGACGGTAACGGAGCAATCTCATTGCACTAACCTAGTATTCATAGAAAAGAGCTATGAGATTGCTTCGCCTCTTCGAGGCTCGCAATGACGATGGGGGAGACGTTGAATAAAACATGTAGTGCGAGGTTCAGTGTGCCCCTTGAGCGCTTTAGGCGCTCATTGGGTATTAGACTCGCTAGCGAACCTAAAGGTTCGCGCTACCTTACGGGTTATACTCTCCCAAATCCAGCTTTCTAAGGAATTCGTTACGATATGCAACAGGTTTTAGAGCTAGGGCATTTCGAGTAACTTCGCTTTCTATGAATTGTTGAAGAACGCGGAAAACATACGTGCGTGTCAATTTGAATGTAGGGTTTGGATTTTTTCGTAGCTTACATCGCTACCATGAACGAGCGCTGATCTGGCTCTATAACAGTCACCAATATTCTTATAGATGGTATTCTTCTCCTCAAAATCCTTTTCCAAGAAACTGGAAACTCTTACTCTGAGTTTATGGCTCACTTCTTCATTGCTGATATTAAAAAGGCTTTCCAGCACAGAAAAGAGAAGCAACAATGCTATTTCACTTAAATCCTCAAATAAAGCACGTTCGAAAAGTCTGATGGCTGTAGAAAACCTTTTTGATGATTGAACTGTTTTTTCAAATTCTGGTAGAAGTATTGATATGTTCTCTACTTCATTTATGCTTGGGATGAGTTTCATAAACTCATCAGGTTCCAGGCCGTAATCTTCGTATAAAGGGATGTCAATTTTTTTTACTACCCATGGTGTCATTTCTGGTTCTTCAGTAACGATTATGTGCGAAGGGAAAAGGTTGATGCGATGCTTGATTATTCCAAGAATAGGGAGTGACATTGGAAATTCGTGTGATTCTGCTCGTAACATAAACATTTTTTTAAGTGGGTCTTCTTTGGAATCGGATTCGAGTGATTCCCAGTCATAAGTATATGCTATACATTGGCTAGAACGTTTAAACGTATCTTTCTCCCAATAACTTAGAGGTAAGAAAAGGTGGGGTATAGCGGAATCTCGAATTAATTGAGGTGTTTGGATGATTTTGAGATTTTCGTTGAAAACGAATTCTCCCTTGAATGCTGTATCTTTTGGCAATAACTCAGGCGAGAAGACAACCGGAAATTT is a window of candidate division TA06 bacterium B3_TA06 DNA encoding:
- a CDS encoding addiction module toxin, HicA family, with the protein product MKVHEVIKMIEADGWYLVATKGSHRQYKHPTKRGRVTIAGHPNHDLAAGTLDSVLKQAQLKKKERR